Below is a genomic region from Flavobacterium ginsengisoli.
AAAAAGCGCTCATATACATTATGGTATTAAATTTCCAAAAACCATTATTTGCAATCTTAGATTGTACAACTGCATCTACACAAATCTTATCGTAAATTTTTATCATTCTTAAAAACTCATTTTAAATACATTTTAAGGTTGCTTCTCTATTGCAACAATTTATATATCAACAATAAACGATAAGTAGTTTTAGGATTTGAGTGGGCCTGATGGAAAATTAGAAACGCTAGAAATCAATGCCAAAGGCTCAACATAATTTGGATTTTTACTGATCTTTCCATCTTTGATAACGTAAGGATGCGTAAGCAATATATCTGTAAGTGTGCTTTGGCTAAAGCTATTGATATCATACATGCAGATTAAAGATACAGAGTGTTTTGGAGTAAGTAAATTTAGACTGGCCTCATATTCTAAGAGTTCGTCAGTTCCAGGCAAATTCTTGAGCGCCCATACCATATCACCGCAAGCTCTTGTACTTTCGTAACCAGCTCTTGAAGCCGATAATAAAGTTTGTTCTAGCATTTTATACATTTTTTCAGTCGCAAAAGTGCCATCCTTAATGTATGTATTTTCAGAAGCCAGAACTTCAAATTGACCACTCGAAAGTTTTTCGGTAATAGATACTCCATTATTGGTAAGGCAACGGCAATGTTCACTATGACGATTTCCTTCAAGAATGTTAATTACTTTTTCATTCTTTTCTAATCCTTCCAAAATGTACGGAATGATTACCTCATATTGCTGTTCTTTGGAATCGAAAAAACCGCAAATGTGCATTGGAGCCGACAAAGATTCTCCACAGACTGAAAAAGATGTTTGTTTATTCATACATCAAATATATATAATTAATTTTCGTCAGTGCAATTTTTCTCTTTTAACAAATCAACAAAAGTCTATATTCGCCATCATTTTCCTTTGGCGCTCTATGAATACAAGGCTGTACTTGCTGTTTTGGATGATCAACAGCCAAACGCCAAAGATGCATTTGCCCTAAATTAATGGGTTCTGCATCTTTCTGAAGCTGATAATGCAAATCAAAGTAGTTCTCTTTTAAAAAGTCTTCGAACTCTGCTTCTGCTCCATCATGCAATTCTTTTAGTTTTGTTCTAATTTCTGGAATTAGAATTTTCTGCTTTGCTTGATCATTAGCTACAATATCGCTTGCTGCTCCGTGATAGGTACACAAAAAAGTATCTGTTGCAATTGGAGAACGATCGACGTGAAATGAATATACATCAGTAGATATGAAATCAAACTCGTCGTCGCGTTCGTAGCACTTTAATAAATTGAGAGAAGGCGAAGCTCCAAAATCAGTTAACAATTGCAAATCGTTTAAGATAATTTCCCTTGCTATATTTCCTTTTTCTGATAATTGAAGCGCGATTAAGTCTTCTGGAAATACTTCTGTTATATTTTCTTTTAAAATCAATTGGTTTACAATCTCTTGAAAATCGCCATCCAAATTTCTGTACCAGCATAACGCATTCATTTCTCCTTTGAAATCGGTATTTATAAGCTCAGAGAAAGTAGAGACTACACCTATTTGGCTGTTGGAAGAAAATGCATTATTCATAATTTGGATATTAAGATCAATTACAAAAATATGCAATAGCAATTACTTTTAAAATCTTTACACTTCTAATTTCATGTATTCGATTGCCATAGCTTTTCAATCGTAAATAACCATGAAATCAGGTATTGCTTTCTGCTTTTGAGGTTGGTAAATTTGCTATGAACTCAAAAAAATATATGATGAAATGTAGTAATATCGATGATTTTAAAGCAATGAAATCATTTTCTTTTAAAAATAAAACAGTACATTTTGCAAAACAGCTTTTTTATGTTTCCATTCTTTCGATACTTTTCTCAGCTTGTTCGAGCAATGACAATGAATCGAATAACAATCAATCTGAATATTATTTTAAAGCCACTTTAGACGGCCGCAAAATAAATTATTATGATGCCAATTTTCAGTTCAGCGGTAATAATGGACGTTTTGAACACATTATAATTGGAGGATTTGAAACACCGCATCCTAAAACTCCTGGCCAGCTCGCGCCCAACTCATTAGATTTTGAAATATGGAGAACAGGAGGAAATATTGCTGAAGGAACTTATTCTACTCCTCTCGAACCAGAAATGATTGCTCGATATGCTGTTCAAACAAAAGAGGGAACTATTGTTTATAACACTTCAATTGCTGATGACGTTTTTACAGTAAAAATTGAATCTATTAGCGAAAAAGGCATTAAAGGTACATTTTCTGGAAAGCTAAGAAATATGGATTCAGGAGTAGTCGTAGAAGTTACGGAAGGATCTTTTTATCTTCCTGATTCAGTTTTAGTTAATCCATCATAAAATCTTCAAAAAAGAAAAGGTGTTTGAACTTCAAACACCTTTCTTTCGCTTTTACTATTTTATCTCTTTAAAGCTTAATATTTATTAATGTAAACTGTTTTCTTGTTTACAAATTCTTGAATGCCATCTTGCGAAAGTTCACGTCCGTAACCTGAATTTTTAGTTCCGCCAAAAGGCAATCTCTGATCACTTTTTACCAGTTCATTTACAAATACCGCCCCTTCGTCAAATTTTGGAATTAATCGGAATGCTTTTTCAAAATTTTCTGTAAAAATTGTGACGCCAAGTCCAAAAGCACTGCTGTTTGAAAGTGCAACAGCTTCTTTTTCTTCTTTGAAAGTCGTAATTCCAATCAACGGACCAAAAACTTCCTCTTTAAAAATCAACATATCTGTAGTAACCTTTCCAACAACAGTAGGCTCGAAATAAGCTTGATTTCTTTTACCGCCAAGCAAAACTTCTCCTCCTTTATTTAATGCATCTTGAAGTTGTTTTTCTAATTCTTCAGCAAGGTCAACACGCGCCATAGTGCCTATTGTTGTTTCTTCACTCAAAGGATCTCCCGAACGAAGTTTACTGACTTCTTCTATAAAAGCTTTTGTAAACTCTGTTGCAATAGAAGATTCTACAAGCAAACGTTTTCCAGCAATACAGCTTTGCCCTGCATTCTGAAAACGTGCTTGAACGCAAGTTTTAACAGTTTTCTGCAAGTTGCAATCTGCAAAAACGACCAAAGCATTACTTCCTCCTAGTTCTAAAACTGTTTTTTTAATTTCATTTCCAGCATTAGCTGCCACCGCTCTTCCTGCTGCTTCACTTCCTGTAAGTGTAACTGCTTTAACTTTAGGATTTTTAATGATTTCTTCTACCATTTTACTTCCAATCGGTAGATTCGTAAAACATCCCGCAGGAAAGCCGGCTCTTTCGAATATTTTTTCAATACTGATGGCGCTTTTCATGACATTGCTAGCATGTTTTAAAATCGCAACATTACCTGCCATTAACGCTGGAACTGCAAAACGCATAACTTGCCAGAACGGATAATTCCAGGGCATAATAGCCAAAACAATGCCTATTGGTTCGTAGCTTACATAACTCTTATATGCTTCGGTTTCTATTATTTTATCAGCAAGCATTTTGGGAGCGTTCTCTGCATAATAATCGCATAAGGCGGCACATTTTTCTACTTCTGCTATTGACTGAGTGATTGGTTTTCCCATTTCTTGAGTGATAACCTCGCCATACGCTCGGGAATTTTTTTAAGTTCCTGACCAACAGCTTTCATTAAAACTGCACGTTCAGAAAAGGGAATTTCTTTCCAAATCTTATATTGAGCGTCTGCTTTATCAATTGCATTTTCAACGTCTTTTTTATCAAATTCGGTAACCTCATGTACAATCTCTTGGTTATAAGGGTTTATAGACTTAATCATAATTGTATCTTTTTAAAAACGATATAAAAGGTACAATTTATTTTAATTTTTAGATTGCGTAAAGTCTATTATTTTATGAATAAATCTTTTTCCTAAAACACAAATAGCTTTACAATGATCCTGCTTTTACAAAAGTCTGCCAGCCGCGCATGGTTTCAATAAAACGTTCGCTCAACCCTCCTTGCCTCAAATAATCTGCCATTACAGGCAATTGCGGACTGTCGTACATTGGATTTGCTTGTACCTGAAGCGGAAAATCTCTCTGAAGAATCGCTGCACGGGCAATAAGTACAAAATCACAGCCTTCATCTAAAAGTTCTCCTGCACGCTGTGCACTCATAATTTTTCCGGCTGCACCTAGACGAACTCCTTTGCGGGGAATTTCAGTAAAAACACTCAACATGGTTTTTCCTTTAAAAGTTCCTTCACGAACTATTTGAGCTGAATCCCACAAAGCGAGATCTAAATAATCAATTAATTCACGATCAAAAATATCGGCCGTTACTTCTCGCAATTCTTCCAAAAGCAGTCCGTAACGTTCAATCGACAATCGCCAGCCAATCTGAAAGTCAGGTCCACAAGCTTTGCGAATTCCTTCGATTACTTCTATGGTAAAGCGGGCTCGGTTTTCTAAGCTTCCACCATACTTATCTGTACGATCGTTTAAATTTGGAGACATAAACTCAGAGAGAATCCATCCAAAAGCTCCATGAACTGAGATTCCGTCAAAACCTGCTATTTGCGCTCTTTTTGCCGCAGCGATAAAACTGTCACGAATCCGTTCTACTTCTTCGGTCGTTATTGCCTTAATTCCTTCTATCGTTTTGCTCGACGCTGGAGCTGGTATTCCGCCAATTGAAGGTTTTGCGCGATGTCCGGCATGATGCAATTGCACCGCCGACAATGCGCCACCATCACGAATCGCCGACGCCATTTTGGTCAATCCAGACAAATGATTATCGCTATGAATTCCTAATTGTCGCTCAAAAGCGATACCACCTGCCTCTACCGTAGAAGCACTGGTTTGAATTAATCCGTAACCACTTTGCGCAAGCTGTTCCATCCAATATTGATCGAACTCAGATGCAGTGCCATCATATTCACTTTGCTGGCTGGTTAAAGGGGCTAACATAAAACGGTTTCTCATTGCTGGGCCGTGCAGCAATGTAAGCGGTTTAAATAAATCAGAAACAGACATATTGTTTTTTTTTTAAGTTCTACTTATTATTATCGAATGCAAAGTTGTCGAGATAATCATTTGAGATAAATGGATGATTTTTACTTTATAATGGACATTTTGAATTGAGATATAACAAGATGAAAATTCTCCATCATAAAGTAAATTTCCTCCATTCTCTAGCGGATAATGCTGTCAGATCTTTGCCTTGTTCATAAAAACAATTCAAAATGAAAAAAACAGCTATTATTATTCTTTCTGATCCAAAAGCGGGTTCAGAAGAAGCTTTAGGACGTGTATTCAATGCTTTAGCATCGGCTTATGAATTCAAACACGAAGGTCAAGATGTAAAAATTATTTTTCAAGGTACTGGTATAAGATGGCCAGAACAACTTGAAAAACCTGAGCATCCCGTTAATGCTCTTTATAAAGAAGTAAAAAATCATGTTCACGGACTTTCTAAAGGATGCGTTGCAGTATTTGGCACTGAAGTGTCTGGCTATGAATTGCTAAACGACAATGAAGTTCCTGGAACTCCTGGTCTTCCTAGTTTTGTAAATCTTAAAAAAGAAGGTTACGAAATTTTGATTTTCTAAACTAAAAACTGCCCTCGAAAATAAAAAAGAGGGCAGTTTTTACATCATCTAAAAATTAGATGGAATACAAAAGAACGCTTAAAATTGTTCCTTTTTTTGAGTAATTTAGCGTAGTATGAATACTCCATAAAATCAACATTTAAGTCATAAAGTTATGCAAGAAGATTTTCAATATTACATGAATCAATGTTTGGATTTAGCCAAGAGTGCTTTAAAAGCTGGAAATCCGCCTGTTGGCGCGTTGATTGTATTGGATGGAAAAATAATTGGAACGGGCATAGAATCTGGAAAATCAACTGGAGATATAACCAATCATGCGGAAATATTAGCTGTTAGAGATGCTTTAAAAAACGGATATTCAGATAATCTCCATTTGGCTCGTATGTATACTACTCATGAACCCTGCATTATGTGTTCGTACATGATTCGCCATCATAAAATTGCTTGCAATAATTTATGGCACATCTGTTCCTTATGTCGGAGGATTTACTTCTCAGTTTAATATTCTTTCTACAGAAGATGTTCCAAAATGGGGAAATAAACCGCAAATAATTGGTGACGTGTGCATTGAAGAATGCAACAAACTCAATGCGCAATTTTTAGAGCTAATAAACAAACACTAAAAACATGCTATCTCAATCTGTATATACTCTAGTTAATCAGCAAAACGGAAACTTATCCTTCAAAGTGTTTGAGTTTGACAATAGCAGTTATTTTGATCATATTCAGCGAAATAATTATTTTACTATAATCATAATTACATCTGGAGAAGGATTAGCCAAAGTTGATCTTAGCGAATATTCGTTTCAAGAAAACACTTTATTTGCGTTTTATCCCTATCAGCCTTTTATGCTTGCTTCAGAAAAACCGCTGACTGGCATTTCTATTCAGTTTCATCATGATTTTTTCTGCATTTACAAACATCATAAAGAAATTGCATCAAACGGAATTTTATTTAATAATGTGTATCAGCGACCTTTTATCTTTTTGGATCAAAATAATAAACAAACGCTTCTTAATATTGTCAAAGAAATTGTTAACGAACTAAAAATGGAAGCTTTAAGAAAAGATGAAGTTTTGGTTTCTTATTTAAAAATATTTCTGGTTTTTGCTACTCGAATAAAACTAGAACAACAATCTATAAAAGAAGTAAACGTTACTGATAAACAGCTTTTTATTGTTCAGAATTTACGAAATGCGATTGAAGATGATTTTAGAACAAAACATTCTGCAAGCGAATATGCAGATATGTTGCATGTAACGCCAGTTGTATTAGCGCGTGCTTGCAAAAAATCATTTCAATATGACTCTTTCAGATTTAATAACCGAAAGGATTATTGTTGAAGCAAAAAGAGAACTGTATCTAACCAACAAAACTGTCAAAGAGATTGCCTACGAATTGGGCTATGATGATGAATATTATTTCAGCAGAGTATTTAAAGGCAAAACCGATATATCTCCACAATTATACAGAGATACTATTGGTTTTAACAGAGGGACATTATCATAAAATGTATAAAAAAACAAAGTTATTATTTCGACAAAATATACTATCACTAAATTTTGAATCAAAAATTCCCCAAAAAATAACAAGATTCTAAATTAGCAGTACTGTTTAATATCAATACCATATTTCCGCCAATTTATAGAATCCCGTCGTTGTTTTTATGGCATCGTTTGTTTAAATTTGTGACTCTTATGAAAAATTGGTGCACTAAATTTTTACTTTCAATTGTCATTCTCTTAAATGGATATGGCAATGTTTATGCACACAATAACATTGTTTTATATAAAAAGTTTTCGTTCTGTACACTTATAGATCATACTCAAAGTGAATCTAAATTAAATCGAGGACGTTCATTTGAATCTTTTAAAAGAAAAATATGTCTTTTCGATAATGAAGAAAACGAAGATAATTTTTCGGCTACTCAAAAACAGGTTGTAAAAAACAACTACTTTTTAATTTTTCACAGCAGTAATCATTTTGTCGTTTCTGCGACTGCTTTTACTCAAAAAGTAAATGACTGCAAAATTTTCAGTTTACTTGACAATAAAGTATATCTGTTATTTCAGGTTTTTAGAATTTGATTTTTAACGCTATTGCTTGTCAATAGCCAATTACTTTATAGTTTTATCCTCTGTATTCTTTAACTAGATAATAGACGGATATGAACTTCTATGGTCTATTCCCAAAGGCCTTTTTATCTAAAAATCAAAAATAAATTACGTTTTAATGCTGAAATAATTATGAAGAGAATTTTCATGATCATGACTTTATGCGCCTTAGTTTTTGCGGGCTGCAATTCTAAAAAAGAAGAAGAAAAAGAAGAAAAGACCAAATTTCTGGTTACAAATCCAATTGAAAAAGATACTACCATTACGAAAGATTATGTATCGCAAATACATTCTATTCAACATATTGAGATAAGAGCTCAAGAGCGCGGTTATCTTGAAAAAATATATGTAGACGAAGGACAAATGGTAAAAAAAGGTCAGCTCCTATTTAAAATCATGCCTGCTCTTTATGAAGCCGAATTAAAAAAATCAAAAGCTGAAGTAAGTTTCAGTTCAATTGAATATCAAAACGCTAAAAAATTAGCTGATGAAAAGGTAGTTTCTCCAAATGAACTGGCAATGGCAAAAGCTAAATTAGAAAAAGCAAATGCTGAAATGGCTTTAAGCAAAGTTCATCTTCAGTTTACAGAAATCAGAGCGCCTTTTGACGGAATCATTGACAAGTTTCACGTACGTCAGGGAAGTTTAGTTGATGAAGGAGAATTGCTTACAGAATTGGCAGATAACAGCTCAATGTGGGTATATTATAACGTTCCAGAATCTGAATATTTAGATTATCAGGAAAAGACAGGAAAAAGCGGTAAAATGAAAGTCAATCTTTTAATGGCTAACAACAAAAAATTCCAATATCCTGGAGTTGTAGAAACCATTGAAGCCGATTTTGACAATGAAACCGGAAACATTCCATTTAGAGCCACTTTTCCTAATCCAAAAAGATTATTAAGACATGGAGAAACAGGAAGCATTCAAATGCCTATCGAACTTAAAAATGCTATGCTAATACCTCAAAAAGCAACTTTTGAAGTTTTAGACAAAAAATATGTATATGTAATTGATAAAAACAATGCTGTAAAATCTAGAGAGATTGTTATTGTCGCCGAAATGCCTCACCTATTTGTAATAAAGGAAGGCTTGTCACTTCATGATAAAATACTTTTAGAAGGGCTTCGTCTTGTAAAAGAAAATCAAAAAATAGACTACGAAGTGGTAAAACCGCAATCGGTTATGTCCAATTTAGAGCTGTATGCAGAATAACCGAATCTAAAAAAGAAGAAATGTTTAATAAATTTATACATAGACCCGTTTTTGCAATTATAATTTCGATTATAATTGTCTTTATAGGTACGCTGTCCATCAAACAGCTTCCTATATCGCAATTTCCACAAATTGCGCCTACAACCGTAAATATCTTTATCGCTTATCCAGGTGCAAGTGCCGATGTATTGGTAAAATCTACCTTAATTACCTTAGAGAATTCGCTTAATGGTACACAAGGTGTTCGTTACATGGCTACAGATGCAACGAGTGCCGGAGAAGCAACACTTAGAATAATTTTTGAACCAGGAACCGATCCTAATGAAGCTGTAATTAGAGTTAAAACAAGGGTAGATCAGGTAATGCCATTATTACCTGAACTGGTTCAGCGTGAAGGAGTCGTTATTACTCCTATTCAACCGAGTATGTTGATGTATGTCAACCTTTACTCGAAGAGCAAAAGCATGGATGAGAAGTTTCTCTACAACTATGCCGATGTAAAAATGATTCCAGAAATTAGCCGTGTTAAAGGTGTTGCGAGAACTCAGATTCTTGGAAGCCGTAAATACGCCATGCGCGTTTGGTTGAATCCTGATAGAATGAGAGCTTATAAAATTTCTGTTGAAGAAGTTATGCAAGCACTTCAAGAACAAAGTATTATTGGTCGTCCTGGGCGATTAGGACAAAGTTCTGGTATTGTCGCACAATCTTTAGAATATGTATTGACGTATAAAGGAAGATACGATGAGCCTAAACAATATGAAAATGTAATTGTGCGTGCCAATTCTGAAGGTGAAAGCATTCGCTTAAAAGACATTGCAAAAGTTGAATTAGGAAGCGAATTCTTTGATATTTACTCGAATCTAGACGGTCATCCTTCTGCTGCAATTGTATTAAAACAAAACTACGGCAGTAACGCGAGTGACGTAATTAATGACGTTAAAGCAAAGCTGGAAGAAATGAAAGCAAGTTTTCCTCCAGGAATGGATTATAAAATTAGTTATGACGTTTCTCAATTCTTAGATGCTTCTATCGATCAAGTTGTTCATACTTTGAGAGATGCCTTCATTTTGGTTGCTTTGGTTGTATTTATATTTTTAGGAGATTGGCGTTCTACTTTAATTCCAATTATTGCCGTTCCAGTATCTTTAATTGGCGCTTTCTTTGTGATTCAGCTGTTTGGAATGTCAATCAACTTGGTTACTCTCTTTTCATTGGTATTAGCAATCGGAATTGTAGTCGATAACGCTATTGTCGTCGTCGAGGCCGTCCATGCCAAATTTGAAGAATTTCCGCATATTACACCTTATCATGCCGTTAAATTAGTATTGGGCGAAATTGGAGGTGCCATTATTGCTATTACAGCCGTTATGGTTTCTGTATTTATTCCTGTTTCGTTTATGTCTGGTCCCGTGGGAACTTTCTACAGACAATTTTCGGTTACGATGTCGAGCTCAATTATCATTTCTGCCATTGTAGCTTTGACCCTTACTCCTGTTCTCTGTGCCATTCTTTTGAAAAATAATCATGGAAAGCAGAAAAAAGGAAATGTCCTGACAAAATCTCTAGACGCTTTTAACAGATGG
It encodes:
- a CDS encoding efflux RND transporter periplasmic adaptor subunit, with translation MKRIFMIMTLCALVFAGCNSKKEEEKEEKTKFLVTNPIEKDTTITKDYVSQIHSIQHIEIRAQERGYLEKIYVDEGQMVKKGQLLFKIMPALYEAELKKSKAEVSFSSIEYQNAKKLADEKVVSPNELAMAKAKLEKANAEMALSKVHLQFTEIRAPFDGIIDKFHVRQGSLVDEGELLTELADNSSMWVYYNVPESEYLDYQEKTGKSGKMKVNLLMANNKKFQYPGVVETIEADFDNETGNIPFRATFPNPKRLLRHGETGSIQMPIELKNAMLIPQKATFEVLDKKYVYVIDKNNAVKSREIVIVAEMPHLFVIKEGLSLHDKILLEGLRLVKENQKIDYEVVKPQSVMSNLELYAE
- a CDS encoding DsrE family protein, whose amino-acid sequence is MKKTAIIILSDPKAGSEEALGRVFNALASAYEFKHEGQDVKIIFQGTGIRWPEQLEKPEHPVNALYKEVKNHVHGLSKGCVAVFGTEVSGYELLNDNEVPGTPGLPSFVNLKKEGYEILIF
- a CDS encoding DUF1826 domain-containing protein — its product is MNNAFSSNSQIGVVSTFSELINTDFKGEMNALCWYRNLDGDFQEIVNQLILKENITEVFPEDLIALQLSEKGNIAREIILNDLQLLTDFGASPSLNLLKCYERDDEFDFISTDVYSFHVDRSPIATDTFLCTYHGAASDIVANDQAKQKILIPEIRTKLKELHDGAEAEFEDFLKENYFDLHYQLQKDAEPINLGQMHLWRLAVDHPKQQVQPCIHRAPKENDGEYRLLLIC
- a CDS encoding nucleoside deaminase, translating into MQEDFQYYMNQCLDLAKSALKAGNPPVGALIVLDGKIIGTGIESGKSTGDITNHAEILAVRDALKNGYSDNLHLARMYTTHEPCIMCSYMIRHHKIACNNLWHICSLCRRIYFSV
- a CDS encoding NADH:flavin oxidoreductase, which translates into the protein MSVSDLFKPLTLLHGPAMRNRFMLAPLTSQQSEYDGTASEFDQYWMEQLAQSGYGLIQTSASTVEAGGIAFERQLGIHSDNHLSGLTKMASAIRDGGALSAVQLHHAGHRAKPSIGGIPAPASSKTIEGIKAITTEEVERIRDSFIAAAKRAQIAGFDGISVHGAFGWILSEFMSPNLNDRTDKYGGSLENRARFTIEVIEGIRKACGPDFQIGWRLSIERYGLLLEELREVTADIFDRELIDYLDLALWDSAQIVREGTFKGKTMLSVFTEIPRKGVRLGAAGKIMSAQRAGELLDEGCDFVLIARAAILQRDFPLQVQANPMYDSPQLPVMADYLRQGGLSERFIETMRGWQTFVKAGSL
- a CDS encoding MEDS domain-containing protein; amino-acid sequence: MNKQTSFSVCGESLSAPMHICGFFDSKEQQYEVIIPYILEGLEKNEKVINILEGNRHSEHCRCLTNNGVSITEKLSSGQFEVLASENTYIKDGTFATEKMYKMLEQTLLSASRAGYESTRACGDMVWALKNLPGTDELLEYEASLNLLTPKHSVSLICMYDINSFSQSTLTDILLTHPYVIKDGKISKNPNYVEPLALISSVSNFPSGPLKS
- a CDS encoding helix-turn-helix domain-containing protein, producing the protein MTLSDLITERIIVEAKRELYLTNKTVKEIAYELGYDDEYYFSRVFKGKTDISPQLYRDTIGFNRGTLS
- a CDS encoding AraC family transcriptional regulator, giving the protein MLSQSVYTLVNQQNGNLSFKVFEFDNSSYFDHIQRNNYFTIIIITSGEGLAKVDLSEYSFQENTLFAFYPYQPFMLASEKPLTGISIQFHHDFFCIYKHHKEIASNGILFNNVYQRPFIFLDQNNKQTLLNIVKEIVNELKMEALRKDEVLVSYLKIFLVFATRIKLEQQSIKEVNVTDKQLFIVQNLRNAIEDDFRTKHSASEYADMLHVTPVVLARACKKSFQYDSFRFNNRKDYC